One Candidatus Bathyarchaeota archaeon genomic region harbors:
- a CDS encoding beta galactosidase jelly roll domain-containing protein, whose product MVTARFGLTREILDLSGFWRFRIDPEGVGEREEWFNCSTSLRSWDKLYVPANWNEQCSKYTWYMGTVWYAKDFFVPKDWVESAVTLCFEGVNYKAKVWVNGSYLGEHEGGFTSFSFRVEKFLRFGGMNRTVIMVDNTLSRKTIPPGENMNRTYFDFFHYGGIYREVFLSTYPKIHVSDVTIKTDIQGEDGIVNVDAKITNELDRPYDGTLKAQIIFEDEIVCENTQPLIIQPFSEVIEKLEFRVREARFWDVRAPNLYNLRILLLRDEEIVDEASERFGIRTVKVENTKILLNGKPVFLKGFGRHEDFPILGKALNGAILRRDFDLMVALGANSFRTTHYPYSRTHLDLADENGFLVILEIPTVGIFKSETKGVERLDDPELIEKAKRMLKEAIQRDKNRPSVIMYSLFNEPSSDKPEFLVFLRELVEEARRLDSSRPVTFVSNRVENAEGVLDLIDVICQNIYYGWYFNFGDLETSRRLLKETLETLHAKQPNKPIIVTEFGAEAIAGLHSDPPEMWTEEYQAEFIRTYWEVLTSTDYVAGGHIWNFADFRTPQGVLRTILNRKGIFTRTREPKYSTKVVKELFTKTPDHRLA is encoded by the coding sequence ATGGTGACAGCAAGATTCGGATTGACCAGGGAAATCCTCGATCTATCCGGCTTCTGGAGATTCAGAATCGACCCTGAGGGGGTTGGAGAAAGAGAGGAATGGTTTAACTGTTCAACATCATTACGTTCCTGGGATAAGCTTTATGTTCCAGCCAATTGGAACGAGCAGTGCTCAAAATACACATGGTATATGGGAACCGTATGGTATGCTAAAGATTTCTTTGTCCCAAAAGACTGGGTGGAAAGCGCTGTCACTTTATGCTTTGAGGGTGTAAATTATAAGGCGAAGGTTTGGGTTAACGGGAGCTACTTAGGCGAGCATGAAGGCGGGTTCACATCCTTCAGTTTCAGAGTTGAGAAATTTTTAAGGTTTGGCGGCATGAATCGTACCGTTATCATGGTTGACAATACCCTATCCAGAAAGACTATTCCGCCAGGAGAGAACATGAACAGAACCTACTTTGACTTTTTCCATTATGGCGGAATCTATAGGGAAGTTTTTCTATCAACTTATCCAAAGATACATGTTAGTGACGTTACAATTAAGACAGACATTCAGGGCGAGGATGGCATAGTTAACGTCGATGCTAAAATCACAAATGAATTAGACAGACCATATGATGGCACATTAAAAGCTCAAATCATCTTTGAGGATGAAATTGTTTGCGAAAACACGCAGCCACTCATTATCCAGCCGTTTTCAGAAGTAATTGAAAAATTAGAGTTCAGGGTTAGAGAGGCTCGGTTCTGGGACGTTAGGGCTCCCAACCTATACAATTTGAGAATACTCCTTCTTAGGGATGAAGAAATTGTAGATGAGGCGTCAGAAAGGTTCGGGATTAGAACAGTGAAAGTTGAGAACACTAAGATCCTTCTAAATGGTAAACCTGTTTTCCTCAAGGGATTCGGAAGACATGAAGACTTTCCAATATTAGGTAAGGCGTTAAATGGTGCAATACTGCGAAGAGACTTCGATTTAATGGTTGCGTTAGGAGCAAATTCTTTTAGGACGACCCATTATCCATACTCACGTACACACCTTGACTTAGCTGATGAAAATGGATTCCTAGTAATTCTTGAAATACCGACAGTCGGCATATTTAAGAGTGAAACGAAAGGTGTGGAGAGACTTGACGATCCAGAACTTATAGAGAAAGCTAAGAGGATGCTAAAAGAGGCGATTCAGCGCGACAAAAACAGGCCGTCCGTTATAATGTATAGCCTATTCAATGAGCCGAGCAGCGACAAGCCAGAGTTTCTTGTATTCCTTAGAGAGCTCGTTGAGGAAGCTAGAAGACTGGATTCCAGTAGGCCGGTAACCTTCGTGAGTAATAGAGTTGAAAATGCGGAGGGCGTACTCGATCTGATCGACGTAATCTGTCAAAACATATACTATGGATGGTACTTCAATTTCGGCGACCTTGAAACGTCTAGAAGGCTGCTTAAAGAGACCCTTGAGACCCTACATGCAAAGCAGCCAAATAAACCCATAATTGTAACAGAGTTTGGAGCTGAGGCTATAGCCGGTCTGCATTCCGACCCCCCGGAAATGTGGACCGAGGAATATCAAGCAGAATTTATAAGAACTTACTGGGAAGTCCTAACGAGCACCGACTATGTGGCAGGCGGGCACATCTGGAACTTCGCGGACTTCAGGACTCCCCAAGGGGTCTTAAGAACCATTCTTAATAGAAAGGGGATATTTACACGGACAAGGGAGCCGAAATACTCGACGAAGGTTGTAAAAGAACTCTTTACAAAAACCCCAGATCACAGGTTAGCGTAG
- a CDS encoding uroporphyrinogen decarboxylase family protein: protein MRRSRVSLLVKQAYSEGRRLIAPLLGFPGIQLTKSSIKLAQQNFGEHYKVIKAIVERFSPDIVFPLMDLSVEANALGRFTVFPKDEPAAVYDKDFRLEDLERLREIDISFDTRIIGYVETVKLMKLYLPPKIVRGAYVTGPFTLASLIMTSQNAINYILRSREAFRKVCDFAAEVISSYAKMLMAAGAQLICILDPAAVILSPSMFREFAAPFMSRIVESCEYNNVDTVYHVCGNSMHLIDAIVEAGAHGLSLDSKYAGVRIGHVIRRVPEDVVIMGNISPTVTMTYGRPEDVRREVLELLGEMEPYQNFILSTGCDLPQNAPLENIETLFETARAHRAKK, encoded by the coding sequence ATGAGGAGAAGTAGGGTTTCGCTCTTGGTCAAGCAAGCTTATTCTGAGGGTAGGCGCTTAATTGCTCCTCTCCTGGGTTTTCCAGGAATTCAGCTGACTAAAAGCAGCATTAAGCTTGCCCAACAGAATTTCGGTGAGCATTACAAAGTTATAAAGGCGATTGTCGAAAGGTTCAGCCCCGATATTGTATTTCCTCTCATGGATCTTTCTGTCGAGGCAAATGCGCTTGGCAGATTCACAGTATTCCCAAAGGATGAGCCTGCAGCAGTATATGATAAGGACTTCAGGTTAGAGGACTTGGAGAGGCTGAGAGAAATTGACATCTCATTTGACACTAGAATTATTGGTTATGTTGAGACCGTTAAGCTCATGAAGCTCTATCTGCCTCCAAAAATCGTCAGGGGCGCGTATGTTACGGGTCCATTCACACTAGCATCACTTATAATGACCTCTCAAAACGCTATTAATTACATACTAAGGAGTCGAGAAGCATTCCGAAAGGTATGCGACTTTGCGGCTGAGGTTATATCCTCGTATGCGAAGATGCTTATGGCTGCTGGCGCACAGTTAATATGCATACTCGACCCTGCCGCCGTTATACTTAGCCCAAGCATGTTTAGAGAGTTTGCAGCGCCATTCATGTCGCGGATTGTAGAATCATGCGAGTATAATAATGTTGACACCGTTTACCATGTCTGTGGAAACTCTATGCATCTCATAGATGCCATTGTAGAGGCGGGCGCACACGGTTTAAGCTTGGACTCCAAGTATGCAGGCGTACGGATCGGCCATGTGATAAGAAGAGTACCCGAGGACGTGGTGATAATGGGTAACATCAGCCCGACAGTAACGATGACTTATGGCAGACCCGAGGATGTGCGCCGAGAAGTACTCGAACTACTGGGAGAGATGGAGCCCTATCAAAACTTTATTCTAAGCACAGGCTGCGATCTGCCGCAGAATGCGCCGCTCGAAAATATAGAGACCCTCTTCGAAACCGCACGAGCACATAGGGCTAAGAAATAA
- a CDS encoding PD-(D/E)XK nuclease family protein — MLKSRGIKTGNRKDVMIKEILKFYSPDDLLEHSRVIKHLRWFERLILHVLLSGPKTKREIAEYELVRKVLSHRIPEAAFGIITSKFLDEKKARRYLLRRVDGLKKTHLLIAEKKDGRRIVYSIHPWFLPYFKEKLSGVNGKELVEEAYRYAKSSKSLLLMDMLAGEFWPEWRNSLNNFRKTIKELARVLRSGESHLRFGVPAIRISLIARQYYCEKKVELVCPYGEEETKEMLLGREIHKKLLEGTEKINMESLWAKISAGMLVKVREMPLIAKYGDIFLIGMPDMVIFKGGEAKTLIEYKFTKTQRPWRDHHIQAKLYCLLLNLIGFKTRTLKYALVLAPQTCRNPEKIKTEIENMILEHKNIDTFEKKIDGQPVRVFISNFEIEEARQELEWALKYWKKERKAIPTRKPSKCQSCNFKEKCY; from the coding sequence ATGCTTAAAAGTAGAGGGATTAAAACCGGGAATAGAAAAGATGTGATGATTAAGGAGATTTTGAAGTTTTATTCTCCTGACGATCTGCTTGAGCATAGTAGGGTTATCAAGCATTTACGTTGGTTTGAAAGGCTCATCCTACATGTTTTACTGTCAGGTCCTAAAACTAAAAGAGAGATAGCGGAGTATGAGTTAGTTCGGAAAGTATTGTCTCATAGAATCCCGGAAGCCGCCTTTGGCATAATAACCTCTAAATTTCTTGATGAGAAGAAAGCACGGCGATACTTACTTAGAAGAGTAGATGGATTGAAAAAGACGCATTTACTTATCGCTGAAAAGAAAGATGGCAGAAGAATTGTTTACTCGATACATCCATGGTTTCTTCCGTACTTTAAAGAAAAGCTATCAGGCGTAAATGGGAAAGAGCTAGTAGAAGAAGCCTATAGATACGCGAAGTCTTCGAAAAGTCTTCTATTAATGGATATGCTTGCCGGAGAATTCTGGCCTGAATGGCGAAACAGCCTAAATAACTTTAGGAAAACAATCAAAGAGTTGGCTAGAGTCTTAAGAAGTGGAGAAAGCCATCTCAGGTTTGGAGTACCTGCCATACGCATCTCCTTAATAGCCAGGCAATACTACTGCGAAAAGAAGGTTGAACTCGTCTGTCCATACGGCGAAGAAGAAACTAAGGAAATGTTGCTCGGACGGGAGATCCACAAAAAACTCTTAGAAGGAACCGAAAAAATTAACATGGAATCTCTATGGGCGAAAATATCTGCAGGAATGCTGGTGAAAGTGAGGGAAATGCCTCTCATAGCGAAATACGGAGACATCTTTTTGATTGGTATGCCTGATATGGTAATCTTTAAGGGTGGGGAAGCAAAAACCCTAATCGAATATAAGTTCACTAAAACCCAACGCCCATGGCGTGACCATCACATCCAAGCAAAATTATACTGTCTACTCCTAAACTTAATTGGATTCAAGACGCGAACCTTGAAGTATGCTTTAGTTCTAGCCCCTCAAACATGCCGTAATCCAGAAAAAATAAAAACAGAAATTGAAAACATGATACTAGAACACAAAAATATAGATACTTTTGAGAAGAAAATCGACGGCCAACCAGTAAGGGTTTTTATAAGCAACTTCGAAATTGAAGAAGCAAGACAAGAGCTAGAATGGGCACTAAAATATTGGAAGAAAGAAAGAAAAGCAATACCGACCAGAAAACCTAGTAAGTGTCAATCTTGCAACTTCAAAGAAAAATGCTATTAA
- a CDS encoding type II toxin-antitoxin system CcdA family antitoxin translates to MSDAVISVRVPRELKKELKKHEVNISEVVRRALEEEVRRRKMKRLQEAAAKLGEFFAGIPDEEIIKSVKMARMER, encoded by the coding sequence ATGTCTGATGCAGTAATAAGTGTAAGAGTCCCCAGGGAGCTCAAGAAGGAGCTAAAGAAGCATGAAGTTAATATTAGTGAAGTGGTTAGGAGGGCCCTTGAGGAGGAGGTGCGCAGGAGAAAGATGAAGAGGCTTCAGGAGGCTGCGGCTAAGCTAGGAGAGTTCTTCGCAGGGATACCCGATGAGGAGATTATTAAGAGCGTTAAGATGGCCAGGATGGAAAGATGA
- a CDS encoding type II toxin-antitoxin system VapC family toxin, with amino-acid sequence MKCLMDSSAIILVLKWLKEKSVEALNGHATLNLAYYEINNVIWKQCAIGGSINLQEAINRAKEAAQILEIMSMEELRSAEDVGETMKYAVEQRLTFYDASYLQKAKSKDYVLVTEDKELSEKSGNVGVKAITVKEYLNLIKL; translated from the coding sequence ATGAAGTGTCTTATGGATTCAAGCGCCATAATTCTAGTGCTCAAATGGTTGAAGGAGAAATCTGTAGAAGCTCTTAATGGGCATGCAACCCTCAACTTGGCTTATTATGAGATAAATAACGTGATTTGGAAGCAATGCGCAATAGGGGGTTCTATAAATCTTCAAGAAGCAATAAATAGAGCCAAAGAAGCAGCGCAAATCTTGGAAATTATGAGCATGGAGGAGTTGAGGTCAGCTGAAGATGTCGGCGAAACCATGAAGTACGCCGTAGAGCAAAGACTAACATTCTACGATGCGTCATATCTCCAAAAGGCGAAGAGCAAGGATTATGTGCTGGTAACGGAAGATAAAGAACTCTCTGAAAAATCTGGAAATGTTGGCGTCAAAGCAATAACCGTAAAAGAGTACTTAAACCTAATTAAACTTTGA
- a CDS encoding M48 family metallopeptidase: MKTEEAYKELQHIIIEINEIQARRKEPSGRELSIILPLERAIRKSQQLINSVKTLIGEYSTKTGFKPEKITIRRQKTRWVSCSSSGSISLNLKLICLLENVVHHKVTYLKHRKHNKAFWQTVSQRYPGL; encoded by the coding sequence ATGAAAACAGAAGAAGCCTACAAAGAACTCCAGCATATAATCATAGAGATAAACGAGATACAAGCAAGGAGAAAGGAGCCAAGCGGCAGAGAGTTAAGCATAATACTACCACTCGAAAGAGCCATTAGAAAATCACAACAACTAATAAACTCAGTCAAAACATTAATAGGCGAATACTCAACTAAAACAGGCTTCAAACCAGAGAAGATAACGATCAGACGGCAGAAAACAAGGTGGGTAAGCTGCTCAAGCAGCGGAAGCATAAGCCTAAACCTAAAACTCATATGCCTACTAGAAAACGTAGTCCACCATAAAGTAACCTACCTAAAACACAGAAAACATAATAAAGCATTCTGGCAAACAGTAAGCCAACGATACCCCGGACTATAA
- a CDS encoding site-specific integrase — translation MSMLKTLQKDSESERVFQKSLKSQKRLFYKARKKVSEKLKNPRIRQISFHTFRHWKATMEYAKTKDILNVMRILGHKDIKNTLVYTQLVDFSGDEYVAKVARTEEEACKLIEAGFEYVCDFNDNKIFRKRK, via the coding sequence ATGAGCATGCTGAAAACCCTACAGAAAGACTCCGAAAGCGAAAGAGTATTCCAGAAGTCGCTTAAGAGCCAAAAGAGACTATTCTATAAGGCCAGAAAGAAAGTGTCTGAGAAACTGAAGAACCCCAGAATAAGGCAAATAAGCTTCCACACATTCCGCCACTGGAAAGCCACAATGGAATACGCTAAAACGAAAGATATCCTAAATGTGATGCGCATACTGGGGCATAAAGACATTAAGAATACACTCGTCTACACGCAGCTCGTGGACTTCAGCGGAGATGAATACGTGGCTAAGGTAGCCCGCACCGAGGAGGAAGCCTGCAAACTCATTGAAGCCGGATTCGAGTATGTATGCGACTTCAACGACAACAAAATCTTCAGGAAACGCAAATAA
- a CDS encoding beta galactosidase jelly roll domain-containing protein, with protein sequence MSYEERFIRERIDLSGFWYFRVDPRDAGELEKWFEERDLRGWDKLYVPASWNEQDSAYTWYMGVAWYAREFYVPGDWKDKVVSLCFEGVNYKAKVWVNGVFLGEHEGGFTPFSFRVEGALRIGGDNILFVRVDNTLSKRTIPPGEGMNQTYFDFFHYGGIHREVYLTCLPRLYIKDVILRTDIKNGDGLVDADVSFVNETAERYFCKLMLEVFDGPEIAAQKPVRFIIGPNSEKVVNEKVVIKAAKLWSPESPHLYRFRVTVSHDEGICDTYEERFGVRTIRVEGGRILLNGRPVFLKGCARHEDFPIMGKALPGAVLRKDFGLMKEIGCNSFRTSHYPYSRAHLDLADEYGFMVILEMPMVGLCRHIERLDDPELMEKMKRMTREAIERDRNRPSVIMYSLFNEPDSDREEFRTLLKEVAEEARKADPTRPITFVSYRHLEDKALDMVDVLCHNFYYGWYNLCGELDKAEKMLSETLDEIHRRFPDKPIIVTEFGADAIVGVHRNPPEMWSEEYQAELIKTYWKVLRSKPYVVGGHIWNFADFRVGQSPRRTTLNRKGIFTRTREPKLSVNVVKELFQKTPTFL encoded by the coding sequence ATGAGCTACGAGGAGCGGTTTATTAGGGAGCGGATTGATCTTTCCGGTTTCTGGTACTTTAGGGTTGATCCGAGGGATGCTGGTGAGCTGGAGAAGTGGTTTGAGGAGAGGGATCTCAGGGGTTGGGACAAACTCTATGTTCCAGCGTCTTGGAACGAGCAGGATTCTGCCTACACTTGGTACATGGGTGTGGCTTGGTATGCAAGGGAATTCTATGTCCCCGGAGATTGGAAGGACAAAGTTGTTTCTCTGTGTTTTGAGGGTGTAAATTATAAGGCTAAGGTCTGGGTTAATGGGGTCTTTCTCGGGGAGCATGAGGGGGGATTCACACCTTTCAGTTTCAGGGTTGAAGGCGCGTTGAGGATTGGGGGGGATAATATCCTTTTCGTCAGGGTTGATAATACGCTATCGAAGAGAACTATTCCTCCTGGGGAGGGTATGAATCAGACCTACTTCGACTTTTTCCATTATGGCGGTATTCATCGTGAGGTATACTTGACATGCCTTCCGAGGCTTTACATAAAGGATGTCATCCTGAGGACGGATATTAAGAATGGAGATGGATTAGTCGATGCTGATGTCTCTTTTGTGAATGAGACGGCTGAACGCTACTTCTGCAAGCTGATGCTTGAGGTTTTTGATGGCCCTGAGATTGCTGCGCAGAAGCCTGTTCGATTCATTATTGGTCCAAACTCTGAGAAGGTTGTAAATGAGAAGGTTGTCATTAAAGCGGCGAAGCTTTGGAGCCCGGAGTCCCCTCACCTCTATCGGTTTAGAGTGACCGTCTCACATGATGAGGGCATATGCGACACCTATGAGGAGAGGTTTGGGGTAAGAACAATCAGGGTTGAGGGCGGAAGGATCCTGCTTAATGGTCGCCCAGTCTTTTTGAAGGGATGCGCACGGCATGAAGATTTCCCCATTATGGGCAAAGCTCTGCCTGGAGCGGTACTAAGAAAAGATTTCGGCCTGATGAAGGAGATCGGATGTAATTCCTTCCGGACATCCCATTATCCCTACTCTAGGGCGCATCTTGACCTTGCAGATGAGTATGGCTTCATGGTCATACTTGAGATGCCGATGGTTGGGCTGTGTCGGCATATTGAGAGGCTTGATGACCCTGAGCTGATGGAGAAGATGAAAAGGATGACTCGGGAGGCTATAGAGCGTGACAGGAACCGACCTTCAGTAATCATGTACAGTCTATTTAATGAACCGGACAGCGATAGGGAAGAGTTTCGAACGTTGCTGAAGGAGGTTGCAGAAGAAGCCAGAAAAGCTGATCCTACTAGACCGATAACGTTTGTTTCTTACAGGCACCTAGAAGATAAGGCGCTTGACATGGTCGATGTCCTCTGCCACAACTTCTATTATGGGTGGTATAACCTCTGCGGAGAACTTGATAAGGCTGAAAAAATGCTGAGCGAAACGCTGGATGAGATCCACAGGAGATTTCCGGATAAACCTATTATTGTCACCGAGTTCGGCGCAGATGCCATTGTAGGAGTCCACCGAAACCCACCCGAGATGTGGTCTGAGGAATATCAGGCCGAATTGATAAAGACTTACTGGAAGGTTCTACGCTCAAAGCCCTATGTCGTTGGAGGTCACATTTGGAACTTCGCGGATTTCAGGGTTGGACAGAGCCCAAGAAGAACAACATTAAACAGGAAGGGAATCTTCACAAGGACAAGAGAGCCAAAGTTATCTGTGAATGTCGTTAAAGAATTATTCCAGAAAACCCCGACCTTTCTCTAG
- the pyrH gene encoding UMP kinase, translating into MNVVVRIGGSVIGSPPNPHLIREYANILQNLRGQGHRLVVVVGGGEPAREFIRLARDVGLAEPEQDEAAITVSRLFAQILAMCIGGSEWKRIPETIRDALRILNKRGIVIMGGLKPGMTTDTVAALIASKVNADLIIKATNQDGIYTRDPKRYADAVKLDFVSFEELDRFMPHDKHEAGIHQIVDPQAVRLLKKKRIKMVVVNGFKPSNIALAIEGRNVGTSIQ; encoded by the coding sequence TTGAATGTCGTTGTTCGCATCGGCGGATCTGTCATAGGGTCTCCGCCGAACCCACATCTCATAAGAGAATACGCTAATATCCTACAAAATCTGAGAGGTCAAGGCCACCGTTTAGTCGTGGTCGTAGGAGGAGGTGAACCTGCACGTGAGTTCATAAGGCTGGCTAGGGATGTAGGCTTAGCTGAACCTGAGCAAGATGAGGCCGCAATCACCGTCTCAAGACTTTTCGCTCAGATCTTAGCGATGTGCATAGGCGGTTCTGAATGGAAGAGAATACCGGAGACGATTAGGGATGCGTTAAGAATCCTTAATAAAAGGGGAATTGTTATCATGGGAGGACTGAAACCTGGAATGACAACGGACACTGTTGCAGCATTAATTGCGTCGAAGGTTAACGCCGATCTAATAATAAAGGCCACGAATCAGGATGGAATATATACTAGGGATCCGAAGAGATATGCTGACGCCGTAAAACTTGATTTTGTGAGTTTTGAGGAGTTAGACCGCTTCATGCCTCATGATAAGCATGAGGCAGGTATTCACCAGATTGTTGACCCTCAAGCAGTCCGTTTACTAAAAAAGAAGCGTATAAAGATGGTGGTTGTGAACGGGTTTAAGCCTAGCAATATAGCGTTAGCTATCGAGGGGAGAAATGTGGGGACATCAATCCAATAG
- a CDS encoding MBL fold metallo-hydrolase: protein MFEIIFLGTGGGRFAMVTQKFRTGGIRILSEGVNVHIDPGPGALIYSLEAGLDPKKVDAVLVSHCHLDHTNDACVMIEAMTEGTTRKRGLLCASRSVLEGNEVCDKEITSYHRALPEKVVETRVGTSFPVGNILVKVCKAVHTDPDTVGFRFETADYGGFAYIPDSEYFSDMREYYGGVRLLILSVLRPSGKPWKGHMSTDEAVKAVADILPEKVVITHFGMLMVSKGADHEAKIIEKSTGIPTIAAKDGMRLIFGREIVVSVTKRGEDLSRFL from the coding sequence ATGTTTGAGATCATCTTCCTTGGAACAGGCGGCGGCCGCTTCGCCATGGTAACCCAGAAATTCAGGACAGGCGGGATCAGAATTCTCTCAGAAGGAGTGAACGTTCATATTGACCCGGGTCCTGGAGCCCTCATATATTCATTGGAGGCTGGTCTTGATCCCAAAAAGGTTGATGCTGTTCTTGTATCTCACTGCCACTTAGACCACACAAATGATGCATGTGTCATGATAGAGGCTATGACTGAAGGGACGACTAGGAAGAGGGGATTGCTCTGCGCGTCCCGCAGCGTGCTTGAGGGTAATGAAGTCTGCGACAAGGAGATTACATCGTATCATCGGGCGCTTCCGGAAAAAGTTGTTGAGACCCGCGTCGGAACATCGTTTCCGGTTGGTAACATTTTGGTGAAAGTCTGCAAGGCAGTCCATACGGATCCTGACACTGTAGGATTCAGATTTGAGACGGCAGATTATGGCGGGTTCGCATACATTCCCGACTCAGAATACTTCAGCGATATGAGAGAATACTACGGAGGGGTTAGACTGCTAATACTTTCAGTCTTGAGACCGTCTGGTAAACCGTGGAAGGGACATATGTCAACCGATGAGGCGGTTAAGGCTGTTGCAGATATTCTCCCAGAGAAGGTTGTAATAACACATTTTGGGATGCTCATGGTAAGTAAGGGTGCGGATCATGAGGCTAAGATTATAGAGAAATCTACGGGCATTCCAACCATAGCTGCGAAGGATGGTATGCGCCTAATTTTCGGCAGAGAGATCGTTGTAAGTGTGACAAAAAGAGGGGAAGACCTAAGCCGCTTTCTTTAG